A window of Terriglobia bacterium genomic DNA:
ACGACGAACTCATGCGCGCGCTGCGCGAGCACGGCATCGGCGACCTGGGCGATGTGGCGCTCGCCGTCCTGGAGGTGGACGGCTCCATCAGCGCGCTGAAGTACGACGACATCACTGCCGCCGCCCAGCCGCACAAGCGCCTGAAATTCCTGCGCAAGAATCAGTAACGGTTCAGCCCGCTTTTCGCGCCGATAACTGCAGCTTGCACACTGCCCGGCTGAAGGTCCGCGCAACCGTCTCTTCGGAAGCGTCCAGGATTTGCGCCACGGTCCGCAGCGCCAGATGCTGGTCCGCTTTCAGGGTGAACACCAGCCGTTCGCGGGCCGACAATTGCCCCACGGTCTCCGCCGCCGATTGCGTACGAGCAGCTTCCTTTTTCGCCCACTCCAGCCACTGCGCGGCTGCCAGCCGGTACAGCCAGATGTACAACGACTCGGTCTTGCGCCGCGCCAGTCCCTGATATGCGGCGATCAGCGTCGCGTGGCAGAGCTCCAGCGCTTCCTGCTGCGATGACGTCAGCATCAGCAGCAAGGCGAGGATCGCCTCGTCGTAGCGCGTGGAGAGTTTCTCAAACGCCTGCGCGTTTCCGCCTTCCGCTTGCCGGATCAACCGCTCGTCCGGTTCGTCGGGAGACATCGGGCTGCGTCCGGCAACCGGTTCCGGTGCGTACCCGGCAGTGCGAATTGTCGCTTTCAACCACATGGTCGTCGCGCTCAGGCGCGGAACTCTTCCGCCGGGCGGATCACCAGCAGGCTGACATCGTCATGTCGCGGCTTCTCGCCGGCAAAGTCTTGCACCGCGCCCAGGACCGAGAACAGCACGGCCTGCGCCGACTCCTTCGCATGCTCGCGCGCTTCTCCTACCAGGCGGACATGACCGAAATCCTCGTCGGCCGCGTTGCGGCACTCCAAGACGCCATCGGTGCAGCCCAGCAGCAGGTCGCCCGGACAAAGCTCGACGCGCGCCGATTCGTACGCCGCGCCGCTCACCACGCCGAGCAATGGCCCGCCCGCTTCTAACTTCTCCACCGAGCCGGCGCGCCGCAGCGCCAGCGGCGCCGGATGTCCCGCGTTGCAGTACTCCATCTGCCCTGATTCGCAATCGAGAACCAGAAGGACAATCGACGTGTACGGTATCGCCGGTTGCAATCCGCACAAATCCTCATTCAGTTCACGCATGACCGCTGCCGGGCGCTGATGT
This region includes:
- a CDS encoding serine/threonine-protein phosphatase, coding for MASSGYNHAPQDDPYLMVNAGAGKKRAKGPSKAEDLELRVATLERERREIHQELFEAAQVQRRLSGPRQLLRGRFEIASEIFPVRHLAGDFVSATDIGTRTWIALGDISGKGLAAAMWFTHLVSLIRCLATAHQRPAAVMRELNEDLCGLQPAIPYTSIVLLVLDCESGQMEYCNAGHPAPLALRRAGSVEKLEAGGPLLGVVSGAAYESARVELCPGDLLLGCTDGVLECRNAADEDFGHVRLVGEAREHAKESAQAVLFSVLGAVQDFAGEKPRHDDVSLLVIRPAEEFRA